One Apostichopus japonicus isolate 1M-3 chromosome 14, ASM3797524v1, whole genome shotgun sequence genomic window carries:
- the LOC139979498 gene encoding gem-associated protein 8-like isoform X1, with amino-acid sequence MMIATSYLTKQQQLSVVCNMEVPSKVFDRSNLPETFLKLPGMNETQETSAAFQRYWQHYETMQEWMAKYVAAWKDNQTNCSTKMTRRQQAKNKLRQQTKQENMVINGTRFHGRSSGNQFPTVSENSYVEQADSGDESSEGSEFDVEVSDELKQFFIQSQKHRDERERRKQQEMRQRIEDEKKDGCKSNTEAPKERPGAKRNEEMKILYGKCTPMIQGLETAIQMEYDHVLDRKQPQLWPSIALNL; translated from the exons ATGATGATCGCTACCAGCTATCTAACTAAACAACAACAGCTTAGCGTG GTGTGCAATATGGAAGTTCCAAGCAAAGTGTTTGATCGTTCAAATCTGCCAGAAACATTTCTAAAATTACCTGGAATGAATGAAACCCAAGAGACAAGTGCAGCATTTCAGAGATACTGGCAACATTATGAGACAATGCAGGAATGGATGGCTAAATATGTTGCAGCCTGGAAGGACAACCAAACCAATTGCTCCACAAAGATGACCCGCAGACAACAAGCCAAAAATAAGTTACGACAGCAAACGAAACAAGAGAACATGGTCATTAATGGAACACGTTTCCATGGCAGGTCAAGTGGAAATCAGTTTCCAACAGTTTCAGAAAACAGTTATGTTGAACAAGCAGATAGCGGTGATGAGAGTTCGGAGGGGAGTGAGTTCGATGTTGAAGTGAGTGATGAGTTGAAACAATTTTTCATACAGTCTCAGAAACATAGAGATGAAAGAGAAAGGAGAAAGCAACAGGAAATGAGGCAGAGAATAGAAGATGAAAAAAAGGATGGTTGCAAAAGTAACACCGAGGCACCAAAAGAGAGACCTGGTGCGAAAAGGAATGAAGAGATGAAA ATTCTTTATGGAAAGTGCACTCCAATGATTCAAGGCCTGGAAACTGCAATACAGATGGAATATGATCATGTCTTGGACCGAAAACAGCCTCAACTTTGGCCAAGCATTGCTCTCAATCTATGA
- the LOC139979498 gene encoding gem-associated protein 8-like isoform X2 — protein sequence MEVPSKVFDRSNLPETFLKLPGMNETQETSAAFQRYWQHYETMQEWMAKYVAAWKDNQTNCSTKMTRRQQAKNKLRQQTKQENMVINGTRFHGRSSGNQFPTVSENSYVEQADSGDESSEGSEFDVEVSDELKQFFIQSQKHRDERERRKQQEMRQRIEDEKKDGCKSNTEAPKERPGAKRNEEMKILYGKCTPMIQGLETAIQMEYDHVLDRKQPQLWPSIALNL from the exons ATGGAAGTTCCAAGCAAAGTGTTTGATCGTTCAAATCTGCCAGAAACATTTCTAAAATTACCTGGAATGAATGAAACCCAAGAGACAAGTGCAGCATTTCAGAGATACTGGCAACATTATGAGACAATGCAGGAATGGATGGCTAAATATGTTGCAGCCTGGAAGGACAACCAAACCAATTGCTCCACAAAGATGACCCGCAGACAACAAGCCAAAAATAAGTTACGACAGCAAACGAAACAAGAGAACATGGTCATTAATGGAACACGTTTCCATGGCAGGTCAAGTGGAAATCAGTTTCCAACAGTTTCAGAAAACAGTTATGTTGAACAAGCAGATAGCGGTGATGAGAGTTCGGAGGGGAGTGAGTTCGATGTTGAAGTGAGTGATGAGTTGAAACAATTTTTCATACAGTCTCAGAAACATAGAGATGAAAGAGAAAGGAGAAAGCAACAGGAAATGAGGCAGAGAATAGAAGATGAAAAAAAGGATGGTTGCAAAAGTAACACCGAGGCACCAAAAGAGAGACCTGGTGCGAAAAGGAATGAAGAGATGAAA ATTCTTTATGGAAAGTGCACTCCAATGATTCAAGGCCTGGAAACTGCAATACAGATGGAATATGATCATGTCTTGGACCGAAAACAGCCTCAACTTTGGCCAAGCATTGCTCTCAATCTATGA